The Bacillus andreraoultii genome includes a window with the following:
- a CDS encoding tRNA1(Val) (adenine(37)-N6)-methyltransferase: MVHLYDDERLDYLLAEDLKIIQSPSVFSFSLDAVLLANFAYLPIQKGNIIDLCTGNGVIPLLLSTRTKAKITGVEIQERLYQMATRSVTYNHLDEQVGIIHGDIKEMPSKLGYNKFDTVTCNPPYFPISKQTIINENEHLAIARHELYCTLEDTIKVSSQLVKPGGKAAFVHRPGRLMEILELMKIYKLEPKRLRFVYPKAGKEANTILVEGIKDGKPDLKILPPLFVYEKDGNYTEEVEQILYGGK, encoded by the coding sequence ATGGTTCACTTGTATGATGATGAACGATTAGATTACTTATTAGCAGAAGATTTGAAAATTATACAGAGTCCATCTGTTTTTTCATTTTCCCTGGATGCTGTCTTATTAGCGAACTTTGCTTATTTACCTATACAAAAGGGAAATATCATTGATTTATGCACAGGAAATGGGGTGATTCCCCTTTTACTTAGTACAAGAACGAAGGCAAAAATTACAGGTGTAGAAATTCAAGAGCGGCTTTATCAAATGGCAACAAGAAGTGTTACATATAACCATTTAGACGAGCAGGTAGGGATAATCCATGGCGATATAAAAGAGATGCCGAGTAAATTAGGATATAATAAATTCGACACGGTTACTTGTAATCCTCCATACTTTCCGATATCAAAACAAACAATTATAAATGAAAACGAACATTTAGCCATTGCACGACATGAGCTATATTGTACGTTAGAAGATACCATTAAAGTGAGTAGCCAGTTAGTAAAACCCGGTGGAAAAGCAGCTTTTGTTCACCGTCCAGGAAGGTTAATGGAGATATTAGAGCTAATGAAAATATATAAGTTAGAGCCAAAAAGGTTGCGTTTTGTATATCCAAAAGCTGGTAAAGAAGCGAATACCATTTTAGTAGAGGGAATAAAAGATGGAAAGCCCGATTTAAAAATTCTCCCACCATTATTCGTTTATGAAAAGGATGGTAATTATACAGAAGAAGTGGAGCAAATACTATATGGAGGAAAGTAA
- a CDS encoding AbrB/MazE/SpoVT family DNA-binding domain-containing protein, with amino-acid sequence MKMKSTGIVRKVDELGRVVIPIELRRTLGISEKDSLEIYVDDDKIVLKKYKPNMTCLITGEVSEDNIVLADGKIVLSRQGAEQLISEVKKSFNIPE; translated from the coding sequence ATTAAAATGAAGTCAACGGGGATCGTCAGGAAAGTTGATGAACTAGGTCGTGTTGTTATTCCTATCGAGTTACGCCGGACTTTAGGCATTAGTGAAAAGGATTCATTAGAGATATATGTCGATGATGATAAAATTGTACTAAAGAAATATAAGCCTAATATGACTTGTTTAATTACAGGTGAGGTTTCCGAAGACAATATTGTCCTCGCTGACGGGAAAATTGTATTGAGCCGTCAAGGAGCAGAACAACTAATTTCTGAGGTCAAAAAATCATTCAATATTCCTGAGTAA
- the metG gene encoding methionine--tRNA ligase, with product MSENKTFYLTTPIYYPSGNLHIGHAYTTVAADAISRYKRLQGYDVMFLTGTDEHGQKIQRKAEEKGVTPKEYVDEIVAGIQDLWSKLDISYDDFIRTTEDRHVKVVERIFAQLVEQGDIYLDQYEGWYCTPCESFFTERQLVNGNCPDCGRSVEKVKEESYFFKMSKYVDRLLKYYEENPEFIQPESRKNEMINNFIKPGLEDLAVSRTSFDWGIKVPGNPKHVIYVWLDALSNYITALGYGTENDEKYRKYWPADVHLVGKEIVRFHTIYWPIILMALDLPLPKKVFAHGWLLMKDGKMSKSKGNVVDPVTLIDRYGLDALRYYLLREVPFGSDGVFTPENFVERINFDLANDLGNLLNRTVAMITQYFDGVIPVYENSNSEYEKSLVEVNVDGYHRYEAAMEKMEFSVALSEIWHIIARANKFIDETMPWKLAKDETKRGELGSVLAHLAETLRRVAIMLKPFLTDAPKKIFSQLNIQDESLQSWSSLSKFGIIPSDTKVEKGDPIFPRLEVEKEVAYIKQKMQGSVQKQEENKNQEDKPETLPEITIDDFLKVDLRVAKVISCEPVKKANKLLKFQLDLGYEKRQVISGIAEFYKPEELIGRRVICVTNLKPVKLRGELSEGMILSGEKDGILSLATVDERLPIGAKVR from the coding sequence ATGTCTGAAAACAAAACATTTTATTTAACCACACCTATTTATTATCCAAGTGGAAATTTGCATATTGGACATGCTTATACGACCGTTGCGGCGGATGCAATAAGCCGTTATAAGCGTTTGCAAGGATATGACGTTATGTTTTTAACAGGGACAGATGAACATGGGCAAAAAATTCAGCGGAAAGCAGAAGAAAAAGGGGTAACGCCAAAAGAATATGTCGATGAAATCGTTGCTGGTATTCAAGACTTATGGAGTAAATTAGATATTTCTTATGATGATTTTATCCGTACAACGGAAGATCGACATGTGAAAGTGGTTGAGAGAATATTTGCACAGTTAGTAGAACAAGGGGATATTTATCTTGATCAATATGAAGGTTGGTACTGTACTCCGTGTGAATCATTCTTTACTGAGCGCCAGTTAGTAAACGGAAATTGTCCTGATTGCGGCCGTTCAGTAGAAAAGGTAAAAGAAGAATCGTATTTCTTTAAAATGAGTAAATATGTCGATCGCTTACTTAAATATTATGAAGAGAATCCTGAATTTATTCAACCAGAATCACGGAAAAACGAAATGATTAATAATTTTATTAAACCAGGATTAGAGGACTTAGCTGTATCAAGAACAAGCTTTGATTGGGGAATTAAAGTTCCAGGTAATCCGAAACATGTCATATACGTATGGCTTGATGCGTTGTCAAACTATATTACTGCTTTAGGATATGGTACTGAAAATGATGAGAAGTATCGGAAGTATTGGCCTGCAGATGTACATTTAGTAGGGAAAGAAATTGTTCGTTTCCATACAATTTATTGGCCAATCATTTTAATGGCATTAGATTTACCGTTACCGAAGAAAGTATTTGCACATGGATGGCTACTTATGAAGGATGGAAAAATGTCCAAGTCTAAAGGGAATGTCGTCGATCCAGTTACGTTAATTGATCGTTACGGTTTAGATGCATTACGCTACTATTTACTTCGAGAAGTACCATTTGGATCTGATGGGGTTTTCACACCAGAAAACTTTGTGGAACGTATTAACTTTGATTTAGCTAATGATTTAGGAAATCTATTAAATCGAACGGTTGCAATGATTACCCAATACTTTGATGGTGTTATTCCAGTTTATGAAAATTCAAATAGTGAGTATGAGAAATCTCTTGTTGAAGTGAATGTGGATGGTTACCACCGATATGAAGCGGCAATGGAAAAGATGGAGTTCTCTGTTGCTTTGTCAGAAATCTGGCATATTATCGCAAGAGCAAATAAATTTATTGATGAAACAATGCCTTGGAAGTTAGCGAAAGATGAGACAAAACGAGGAGAATTAGGAAGTGTACTTGCTCACCTTGCCGAAACATTACGACGAGTTGCCATTATGTTAAAACCGTTTTTAACGGATGCACCGAAGAAAATATTTTCACAATTAAATATTCAAGATGAAAGTCTTCAATCATGGAGTAGTTTAAGCAAATTTGGCATTATACCTTCAGATACAAAAGTAGAAAAAGGCGACCCAATTTTCCCAAGACTTGAAGTTGAAAAGGAAGTTGCTTATATTAAACAAAAAATGCAAGGATCCGTTCAGAAACAAGAAGAAAACAAAAATCAGGAAGATAAACCAGAAACATTACCAGAGATCACGATTGACGACTTTTTGAAAGTAGACCTCCGTGTTGCGAAAGTTATTTCGTGTGAACCGGTGAAAAAGGCAAATAAGTTACTAAAATTCCAATTGGATTTAGGCTATGAAAAAAGACAAGTTATTTCAGGTATTGCTGAGTTTTATAAACCGGAAGAATTAATTGGAAGAAGAGTTATTTGTGTAACAAATTTAAAACCTGTAAAGTTGCGTGGTGAATTATCAGAAGGAATGATTTTATCTGGTGAAAAGGATGGAATTCTTTCTTTAGCTACGGTTGATGAACGTTTACCAATTGGAGCGAAAGTAAGGTAA
- the rsmI gene encoding 16S rRNA (cytidine(1402)-2'-O)-methyltransferase translates to MLYIVPTPIGNLEDMTYRSVRILKEVDIIAAEDTRNTRKLLNYFEIRTHLTSYHEHNKETSGLHLLEQLREGKNIALVSDAGMPAISDPGYELVRDAVKEEIHVISLPGANAALTALTASGIQPQPFHFYGFLSRRKKEREEELKSLKTIRSAIIFYEAPHRLKETVQAIYDCLGNRKAAICRELTKRYEEYVRGTLQEIIEWINTNDIRGEFCLIIEGADELDTSLPEAAFWSSMNIIQHVNYYIALGETSKEAIKKTAKDRQMAKRDVYQHYHVNEKGNE, encoded by the coding sequence ATATTATATATCGTACCAACTCCAATAGGTAATTTAGAAGATATGACTTATCGGTCGGTAAGAATTTTAAAAGAAGTAGATATAATCGCAGCGGAAGATACAAGAAATACGAGGAAGCTACTTAATTATTTTGAAATCCGTACACACTTAACGAGCTATCATGAACATAATAAGGAAACGAGTGGACTCCATCTGCTTGAACAACTACGAGAAGGGAAGAACATCGCGTTAGTTAGTGATGCTGGGATGCCGGCAATTTCTGACCCTGGTTATGAACTAGTACGTGATGCAGTGAAAGAGGAAATCCATGTTATTTCATTACCAGGGGCAAATGCAGCATTAACTGCTTTAACCGCTTCAGGTATACAACCGCAACCCTTTCATTTCTATGGTTTTTTATCAAGAAGGAAAAAGGAGCGGGAAGAAGAGCTGAAAAGTTTGAAGACGATTCGATCTGCTATCATTTTTTATGAAGCACCTCATCGATTAAAAGAAACGGTACAAGCAATATACGATTGTTTAGGTAATCGAAAAGCAGCAATATGTAGAGAATTAACTAAGAGGTATGAGGAGTATGTTCGCGGGACACTTCAAGAAATAATTGAATGGATAAATACAAATGATATACGAGGGGAATTTTGTCTCATCATTGAAGGGGCAGACGAGTTAGACACCAGTCTTCCGGAAGCGGCGTTTTGGAGTTCGATGAATATTATTCAACATGTAAATTACTATATTGCCCTAGGCGAAACGTCTAAGGAAGCAATTAAGAAAACAGCAAAGGATCGTCAAATGGCTAAAAGAGATGTTTATCAACATTATCATGTTAACGAGAAGGGGAACGAATAA
- the yabA gene encoding DNA replication initiation control protein YabA: protein MNKKDLFDSVSSMEQRIGELYKQLGELKQNLAQIIEENHSLKLENELLRKRIDEEPLYRQQEKGKTKANKKNKAQQKVSLDIGEGYDNLARLYQEGFHICNLQFGSLRKEGDCMFCLSFLNKNK, encoded by the coding sequence ATGAATAAAAAGGATCTATTTGATTCGGTGAGTAGTATGGAGCAGAGAATAGGAGAGCTATATAAACAGTTGGGGGAACTGAAGCAAAACTTGGCTCAAATCATTGAAGAAAACCATTCTTTAAAACTAGAAAATGAACTATTACGAAAACGAATTGATGAGGAACCACTTTACAGGCAACAAGAAAAAGGAAAGACAAAGGCAAATAAAAAAAATAAAGCTCAGCAAAAGGTTTCCTTAGATATCGGTGAAGGTTATGATAATTTAGCAAGACTCTATCAAGAAGGATTTCATATATGTAACTTGCAATTTGGTAGTTTGAGAAAAGAAGGAGACTGTATGTTTTGTCTTTCGTTTCTAAATAAAAACAAGTAA
- a CDS encoding G5 and 3D domain-containing protein, whose translation MNFKEVKGLFTESKKRKKVLIIISSFIVTAGLTGLFIYQGTKKNVSLVADGKEKEIYTHAKTVEELLAQENINYKKQDYVYPKISTELESEMEIVWNPASLVTLTIDGKEKNVWTTTKTVKEFLKENQVEVNKHDQLSVPKNGKIKQGLKINLEKAFQIVVNDGGKTSTVWSTSTTVVDFLEQQGIKLNKLDRVEPDLDKMINGKSNVTVTRVEKVTDVVEEPINFATITKKDNTLKSGNQQVVQEGKNGKIEKTYEVVLENGEEVSKKLVSEKVIKEATDKVVAVGTKTEKTQVVSRGSETGKEFYVSSTAYTPSCNGCSGKTATGFDLRANPNAKIIAVDPNVIPLGTKVYVEGYGYAVAADTGGRIKGHKIDVFFASKSDAYRWGNKKVKVRVLK comes from the coding sequence ATGAATTTTAAAGAAGTGAAAGGCCTGTTTACAGAAAGTAAGAAAAGGAAAAAGGTACTAATTATAATTAGTAGTTTCATAGTCACCGCGGGATTAACAGGTCTATTCATTTATCAAGGAACGAAGAAAAATGTATCCTTGGTAGCAGATGGGAAAGAGAAGGAAATATACACTCATGCGAAAACGGTAGAAGAATTGTTAGCACAGGAAAATATCAACTATAAAAAACAAGACTATGTGTATCCAAAGATTAGTACGGAACTGGAAAGTGAGATGGAAATTGTTTGGAATCCGGCATCTCTCGTTACGTTAACGATTGATGGGAAAGAAAAGAATGTATGGACAACAACCAAAACGGTTAAAGAATTTTTAAAAGAAAATCAAGTTGAAGTAAATAAACATGACCAGCTAAGCGTTCCAAAAAATGGGAAAATCAAACAAGGGTTAAAAATTAATTTAGAAAAAGCCTTTCAGATCGTCGTTAATGACGGAGGGAAAACTTCAACAGTATGGTCAACTTCGACTACGGTCGTTGACTTTTTAGAACAGCAAGGAATTAAACTAAACAAACTCGACCGTGTTGAGCCGGATTTGGATAAAATGATTAACGGAAAATCAAATGTTACAGTCACCCGGGTTGAAAAAGTCACCGATGTAGTTGAAGAGCCAATTAATTTTGCAACGATAACGAAAAAGGATAATACATTAAAATCAGGAAATCAACAAGTCGTTCAAGAAGGGAAAAATGGAAAAATAGAAAAGACGTATGAAGTTGTCTTAGAAAACGGTGAGGAAGTTTCAAAAAAATTGGTAAGTGAAAAGGTAATAAAAGAGGCAACAGATAAAGTAGTTGCAGTCGGTACAAAAACAGAAAAGACACAAGTAGTCTCTCGTGGTAGTGAAACAGGAAAAGAATTTTATGTTAGTTCAACAGCATATACACCATCTTGTAACGGCTGCTCAGGGAAAACAGCTACAGGATTTGATTTGCGTGCGAATCCAAATGCAAAAATTATAGCTGTCGACCCAAATGTAATACCTCTAGGAACGAAGGTATACGTTGAGGGGTACGGGTATGCAGTTGCCGCAGATACAGGTGGTAGAATTAAAGGACATAAAATTGACGTATTCTTTGCATCTAAAAGTGATGCATATCGTTGGGGAAATAAAAAAGTAAAGGTAAGAGTATTAAAATAA
- a CDS encoding GIY-YIG nuclease family protein, with protein sequence MEESKFYFYVLECADGSFYGGYSVDVKRRLQEHNSGKGAKYTRSRTPVKLLYYECFETKSKAMSAEYHFKKLSRKKKEAFLKEYCHSEYTKKLSEG encoded by the coding sequence ATGGAGGAAAGTAAATTCTACTTTTATGTATTAGAGTGTGCAGATGGTAGTTTTTATGGTGGTTATTCAGTTGATGTAAAAAGAAGATTGCAGGAACATAATTCGGGAAAAGGGGCAAAATATACTCGAAGTCGAACACCGGTTAAACTACTCTATTATGAGTGCTTTGAAACAAAAAGTAAGGCAATGAGTGCGGAGTATCATTTTAAGAAACTATCACGAAAGAAAAAAGAGGCGTTTTTGAAGGAGTATTGTCATAGTGAATATACAAAAAAGCTATCAGAAGGATAA
- the rnmV gene encoding ribonuclease M5 — MKIKEIIVVEGKDDTVAIKRAIDADTIETNGSAINEETLKKIELAAQTRGVIVFTDPDFPGEKIRKTIVARVPNCKHAFIPKKEAIGKLGRGVGVEHATPDAIRLALKEAHVMETEPKEEITKEDLIYYRLIGDPSAKMRRERLGEILKIGYTNGKQLYKRLLMFQIPRDLFIEAVHTIFQEEQIHE; from the coding sequence ATGAAAATAAAGGAAATTATAGTTGTAGAAGGAAAAGATGATACGGTCGCCATAAAAAGAGCTATTGATGCAGATACAATCGAGACGAATGGATCCGCCATTAATGAAGAAACATTAAAAAAAATTGAGTTAGCCGCACAGACTCGTGGGGTTATTGTTTTTACTGATCCTGACTTTCCGGGTGAAAAAATTAGAAAAACAATTGTGGCGAGAGTACCAAACTGTAAACATGCATTTATCCCCAAAAAAGAGGCCATAGGAAAATTAGGGAGGGGCGTGGGGGTAGAACATGCCACACCTGATGCCATTCGATTAGCGCTAAAGGAAGCACATGTAATGGAGACAGAGCCAAAAGAAGAAATTACGAAAGAAGACTTAATATATTACCGTCTAATTGGTGACCCATCTGCAAAAATGCGTAGAGAAAGATTAGGAGAAATTTTAAAAATTGGTTATACAAATGGTAAACAGTTATATAAACGTTTGTTAATGTTCCAAATTCCTCGAGATTTATTTATAGAGGCCGTTCATACAATTTTTCAGGAGGAACAAATACATGAATAA
- a CDS encoding TatD family hydrolase, translating into MLFDTHAHLNADDYNDDLAEVINRAEEEGVSNIVVVGFDRKTIEKTMELIDKYDHIYGCIGWHPVDAIGCTEEDLYWIEDLCTHPKIVAFGEIGLDYHWDKSPRDVQQKLFRRQIQLAKKVKLPIMIHTRDAIEDTINILQEEHAEEVGGIMHCFSGSVETAKQCLKMNFYISLGGPVTFKNARKPKEVAKEVPLDRLLIETDCPYLAPHPFRGKRNEPAYVKLVAEQIANIKEISFEEVAEATTKNAKVIFGIE; encoded by the coding sequence ATGTTATTCGATACACACGCCCATTTAAATGCAGATGACTATAATGACGATTTAGCAGAAGTTATAAATAGGGCAGAAGAAGAAGGGGTTTCAAATATCGTTGTCGTTGGCTTTGATCGAAAGACAATAGAAAAGACAATGGAGCTAATTGACAAATATGACCATATTTATGGTTGTATTGGCTGGCATCCTGTTGATGCAATTGGTTGTACTGAAGAGGATTTATATTGGATAGAGGATTTATGCACTCATCCTAAAATTGTTGCATTTGGGGAAATTGGACTTGACTATCATTGGGATAAATCACCGAGGGATGTTCAGCAAAAATTGTTCCGGAGACAAATCCAATTAGCTAAAAAAGTAAAGTTACCAATAATGATACATACGCGAGATGCGATAGAAGATACAATAAACATTTTGCAAGAAGAACACGCAGAAGAAGTTGGAGGTATCATGCATTGTTTTAGCGGAAGTGTAGAAACAGCGAAACAATGCTTGAAGATGAATTTTTATATTTCATTAGGAGGACCGGTAACCTTCAAAAATGCAAGAAAGCCAAAGGAGGTAGCGAAAGAAGTTCCTTTGGATCGGCTATTAATTGAAACGGATTGTCCTTATTTAGCGCCACATCCATTTCGTGGAAAGAGAAATGAGCCTGCATATGTAAAATTAGTCGCAGAACAAATAGCAAATATTAAAGAAATTTCATTTGAAGAAGTAGCTGAAGCAACGACAAAAAATGCAAAAGTAATTTTCGGTATAGAGTGA